From the genome of Campylobacter concisus, one region includes:
- the bamA gene encoding outer membrane protein assembly factor BamA, whose protein sequence is MRKKLFLLALAFSGLSAQTIQSINFKGLIHLSPEVASQIMGLKVGQDLTPKLSDKAITNLYKQNYFDDIYIEDTGNGNLLVAVKEKPSIARVDLKGVVTNDKTAIESLINIKPGNMYDELTIEKTKERIRQYYESKGYFDTVVDVEKQPVTDNDSSLFITLNINRGENMIIKNVNLVGAKEFDYDDIEPVVANKSREFMGWLWGRNDGKVKLFELENDPARIQDKYFQKGYLDATISSPYLNSSFDNYTADLTYYVHEGEPYKVSNVSITAPEELELDTKKIIDDFRLEAGDTMNSARLRQDMKKLDDMVADKGYAFVKVYPKTDKFDENKTVDIDYEVDPGEKVYIRNVQISGNDRTVDRVVRRELYLTEGNLYSRTDLQDSKDALKRTSYFDDVEIEEDPVDKNTVDLKVKVKEASTGSISGGIGYGSSDGLLLNAALSDTNIFGSGLQGQISVDKSDRELSGQISLTNPRIFDSEYSLGGTLYANDYDWRTYKERSYGFSTTLGRKLTRNLSASLTYNIEQSKITLKDDELRDINTKTKKEIYREGKAIKSAITPALTYNSTDDYYLPRRGIIASTSFEIAGLGGDIDFIKNRTNFNYYLGLIEYIDYDLILRYKASFGKIWERGYTPINERLYLGGIRSLRGYESRTVSPKVKYNGDYYEYGGETSFNNSAEISFPIIDRVKMRGVVFYDYGMIGENILNEIKRSSVGTGIEWITPIGPLQLIFAKALKPKEGDDTNTFEFTIGRRF, encoded by the coding sequence ATGAGAAAGAAATTATTTTTATTAGCATTAGCTTTCAGTGGCCTAAGCGCACAAACAATCCAGTCAATAAATTTTAAAGGACTAATTCACCTTTCGCCTGAAGTAGCAAGCCAAATAATGGGCTTAAAAGTCGGTCAGGATCTGACCCCAAAGCTTAGCGATAAGGCGATCACAAATTTATACAAACAAAACTATTTCGACGATATCTACATAGAAGATACAGGCAATGGCAATCTTTTAGTAGCTGTAAAAGAGAAGCCAAGTATTGCTAGGGTCGATCTAAAAGGTGTTGTAACAAATGATAAAACTGCCATAGAGTCGCTAATTAACATCAAACCTGGCAATATGTACGATGAGCTAACTATCGAAAAAACAAAAGAGAGAATTCGCCAATATTATGAGTCAAAGGGCTATTTCGATACCGTTGTAGACGTAGAAAAACAACCAGTCACAGACAATGACAGCTCACTTTTTATAACACTCAACATAAACCGCGGCGAAAATATGATAATCAAAAATGTAAATTTAGTCGGTGCAAAAGAGTTTGATTATGACGATATAGAGCCGGTAGTTGCAAACAAAAGTAGAGAATTTATGGGCTGGCTTTGGGGCAGAAATGACGGTAAAGTTAAACTTTTTGAGCTTGAAAATGATCCAGCAAGAATACAAGACAAATATTTCCAAAAAGGTTATTTAGACGCGACTATTTCGTCACCTTATTTAAATTCATCGTTTGATAATTACACAGCTGATCTTACTTATTATGTTCATGAAGGTGAGCCTTATAAGGTTTCAAATGTAAGCATTACGGCACCTGAAGAGCTAGAGCTTGACACTAAAAAGATTATAGATGACTTTAGGCTTGAGGCTGGCGATACGATGAACTCAGCAAGACTTCGCCAAGATATGAAAAAGCTTGATGATATGGTTGCTGATAAAGGTTATGCATTTGTAAAAGTCTATCCAAAGACTGATAAATTTGATGAAAATAAAACTGTCGATATTGATTATGAAGTAGATCCTGGCGAAAAAGTATATATAAGAAATGTTCAAATTTCAGGAAATGATAGAACTGTTGACCGCGTTGTAAGACGTGAACTTTATCTAACTGAAGGAAATTTATATAGCAGGACTGACCTTCAAGACTCAAAAGATGCACTAAAAAGAACAAGCTACTTTGATGACGTTGAGATAGAAGAAGATCCGGTTGATAAAAATACAGTTGATCTAAAAGTAAAAGTAAAAGAGGCTTCAACTGGCTCAATAAGTGGCGGTATCGGATACGGTAGCAGCGACGGACTACTACTAAACGCTGCACTTTCTGACACGAATATCTTTGGCTCTGGTCTTCAAGGGCAAATAAGCGTAGATAAAAGTGACAGAGAGCTTTCAGGTCAGATAAGTCTTACAAACCCAAGAATTTTTGACTCAGAGTATAGCCTTGGTGGAACTCTTTACGCAAATGACTATGACTGGAGAACATATAAAGAGAGAAGCTATGGATTTAGCACAACACTAGGTAGAAAACTAACTAGAAATTTAAGTGCATCACTTACTTACAACATTGAGCAAAGCAAAATTACCTTAAAAGATGATGAACTAAGAGATATCAACACAAAAACCAAAAAAGAAATTTATAGAGAAGGTAAAGCCATAAAAAGCGCTATAACTCCGGCTTTAACATATAACAGCACTGATGATTATTACTTGCCAAGACGTGGCATTATAGCTAGCACATCATTTGAGATAGCTGGGCTTGGTGGCGATATAGACTTTATCAAAAATCGCACAAATTTCAACTACTATCTAGGTCTTATAGAGTACATCGACTACGATCTTATCTTAAGATATAAAGCAAGCTTTGGTAAAATTTGGGAAAGAGGTTATACTCCGATCAACGAAAGACTTTACCTTGGTGGCATAAGAAGCTTACGTGGTTACGAGAGCAGAACTGTATCTCCAAAGGTAAAATATAATGGCGACTACTACGAATACGGTGGCGAAACTTCATTTAATAATTCAGCTGAAATAAGCTTCCCTATAATAGATCGTGTCAAAATGCGTGGTGTTGTATTTTATGACTACGGTATGATCGGTGAGAATATCCTAAATGAGATAAAAAGATCTTCAGTTGGAACTGGTATCGAGTGGATAACTCCTATTGGACCACTTCAACTAATCTTTGCAAAAGCTCTTAAACCTAAAGAGGGCGATGATACAAATACATTTGAATTTACTATCGGAAGACGCTTCTAA
- the infB gene encoding translation initiation factor IF-2, translated as MSNVRISEIANELGYPSKEIVEKAQELGLKVKTHSNAVSLEEAEAIYEYVQTGVIPDKFKKKKSEPKPKKEPKKEVEKESVKKEEKQKSEPKKATTKTESKSVKAEPKKEAQILEEKQKIEPKKEEIKVEQKQVEAPRPKESLADVTQKRRGLVIVKKKKDYEAPIATKEEKKPEPSIANISDFKSMFSANDENLAKKKKKDKKVVVASKKDNTQKMDLLGGSDFGDIVLEDEDVVVLPDFSFKTPVPAPAQKTKQPNVMRTTVNNTINSFGEGGIQRRARKKHKKPENKQNNEAVTSISIPKEIRVYEFAEKLNKQPSEIIGKLFMLGMMTTKNDFLDEDAIEILADEFNVEVNIIDDQKEFDYVAAYEEEIKDDENLQPRAPVITIMGHVDHGKTSLLDYIRKSRVAAGEAGGITQHVGAYMVNKNGKNITFIDTPGHEAFTAMRARGAGVTDIVIIVVAADDGVKPQTKEAVSHAKAAGVPIIIAINKMDKESANPDLVKTGLAELDIMPTEWGGKYEFVPISAKTGMGIDDLLEIVLLQADLLELKANPKANAKATVIESSLQKGRGPVATIIVENGTLHVGDTVVAGVAYGKIRSLLDDQGKPLQDIKPGECGVIVGLSEIAEAGETLIGVKTDKEAREYAQKKAEYIRQKELSKSTKVSIDELSAKIAEGELKTLPIIIKADVGGSLEALKASLEKLANDEIRVNVIHSGVGGITQSDVALASASEDCIILGFNIRPTGEIKEKAKESGVEIKTYNVIYNLIDDVKAILGGLMSPIIREEQLGQAQVRQVIHVPKVGTIAGCIVTEGTINRGAKIRLIREGVVVYEGLVSSLKRFKDDVKEVAKGYECGVGIENFNDIRENDYIESFKEVKEKATL; from the coding sequence ATGAGCAATGTTAGGATTTCAGAGATCGCAAACGAGCTTGGCTATCCAAGTAAAGAGATAGTAGAAAAAGCTCAAGAGCTAGGATTAAAAGTCAAAACTCACTCAAATGCAGTTAGCCTTGAAGAGGCCGAAGCTATATATGAATATGTTCAAACTGGCGTGATACCAGATAAATTTAAAAAGAAAAAGAGTGAACCTAAACCAAAAAAAGAGCCTAAAAAAGAAGTAGAAAAAGAGTCAGTAAAAAAAGAAGAAAAACAAAAAAGTGAACCTAAAAAAGCTACTACTAAAACTGAGTCAAAGTCGGTAAAAGCTGAGCCTAAGAAAGAGGCACAAATTTTAGAAGAAAAACAAAAAATTGAGCCTAAAAAAGAAGAAATAAAAGTAGAGCAAAAACAAGTCGAAGCTCCAAGGCCAAAAGAGAGCTTGGCCGATGTGACTCAAAAAAGACGTGGCCTTGTGATAGTAAAAAAGAAAAAAGACTATGAAGCGCCAATTGCTACAAAAGAAGAGAAAAAGCCTGAGCCAAGCATAGCTAATATAAGCGATTTTAAAAGTATGTTTTCAGCAAATGATGAAAATTTAGCTAAGAAAAAGAAAAAAGATAAAAAAGTAGTTGTTGCAAGTAAAAAGGATAACACTCAGAAGATGGATCTACTTGGCGGAAGTGATTTTGGTGACATTGTACTAGAAGATGAAGATGTAGTTGTTCTTCCTGATTTTAGTTTTAAAACTCCGGTACCAGCACCTGCTCAAAAGACAAAACAGCCAAATGTTATGAGAACTACGGTCAACAATACGATAAATTCATTTGGCGAAGGTGGCATACAAAGAAGAGCTAGAAAAAAACACAAAAAGCCTGAAAATAAACAAAACAATGAAGCTGTGACGTCTATAAGTATTCCAAAAGAAATTCGTGTTTATGAATTTGCTGAAAAGCTAAACAAACAGCCAAGCGAGATTATTGGTAAGCTTTTCATGCTTGGTATGATGACAACTAAAAATGACTTTTTGGATGAAGATGCGATCGAAATTTTAGCTGATGAGTTTAATGTAGAGGTTAATATCATCGACGATCAAAAAGAATTTGACTACGTAGCAGCCTATGAAGAAGAGATAAAAGACGATGAAAATCTCCAGCCAAGAGCACCAGTCATAACCATCATGGGTCACGTTGATCATGGTAAAACTTCATTGCTTGATTACATAAGAAAATCACGTGTAGCAGCAGGAGAGGCTGGTGGTATCACTCAGCATGTTGGTGCTTATATGGTAAATAAAAACGGCAAAAACATCACATTTATTGACACCCCAGGTCACGAAGCGTTTACTGCTATGCGCGCAAGAGGTGCTGGTGTAACTGATATAGTTATCATCGTTGTTGCAGCAGATGACGGCGTAAAACCACAAACAAAAGAGGCGGTCAGCCACGCAAAAGCTGCTGGTGTACCAATAATCATCGCGATAAACAAAATGGATAAAGAGTCAGCAAATCCTGACTTAGTAAAGACTGGTCTTGCTGAGCTTGATATCATGCCAACAGAGTGGGGCGGAAAATATGAATTTGTGCCAATCTCTGCAAAAACAGGCATGGGTATAGATGATCTATTAGAGATCGTGCTTTTACAAGCTGACCTTTTAGAGTTAAAAGCAAATCCAAAAGCAAATGCAAAAGCAACTGTCATCGAGAGCTCGCTTCAAAAAGGTCGTGGCCCAGTCGCTACTATCATCGTTGAAAATGGTACGCTTCATGTTGGAGATACTGTCGTAGCAGGCGTTGCGTATGGAAAGATAAGAAGCTTGCTTGATGACCAAGGTAAGCCTTTGCAAGATATAAAACCAGGCGAATGTGGTGTGATAGTAGGTCTTAGCGAAATAGCAGAGGCTGGCGAGACGCTAATAGGTGTAAAAACAGATAAAGAGGCTCGTGAATACGCGCAGAAAAAAGCTGAATATATCCGCCAAAAAGAGCTTAGTAAGAGTACAAAAGTTAGTATTGACGAGCTTAGTGCTAAGATTGCTGAGGGTGAGTTAAAGACGCTTCCAATCATCATCAAAGCTGACGTTGGTGGCTCACTTGAGGCACTAAAAGCAAGCCTAGAAAAACTAGCAAATGATGAGATCAGAGTAAATGTCATCCACTCTGGTGTTGGCGGCATCACGCAAAGCGACGTAGCACTTGCTAGTGCGAGCGAAGACTGCATAATCCTTGGTTTTAACATAAGACCAACTGGCGAGATAAAAGAAAAGGCAAAAGAGAGCGGTGTCGAGATAAAGACTTATAATGTTATTTATAATTTAATTGACGACGTGAAAGCGATCTTGGGCGGACTAATGTCACCGATCATCAGAGAAGAGCAGCTTGGTCAAGCTCAGGTTCGTCAAGTGATCCATGTGCCAAAAGTTGGAACTATTGCTGGATGTATCGTCACTGAAGGCACGATAAATAGAGGCGCAAAAATTCGCCTTATTAGAGAAGGCGTGGTCGTTTATGAGGGCTTAGTAAGCTCACTAAAACGCTTCAAAGATGATGTCAAAGAGGTCGCTAAAGGTTATGAGTGTGGCGTTGGTATCGAAAATTTCAATGATATTAGAGAAAACGACTACATCGAAAGCTTTAAAGAAGTCAAGGAGAAAGCTACTCTATGA
- a CDS encoding glycoprotease, producing the protein MVGVYKDGVKFDEITTDEHASEALIKILENLSSKFNITKIIYANTPGSFMGLKVAYVILKTFSLAKGCKFYAVSGFSLNGHQAIRANKNLSFVLKDGKISLEKVEPVGFRLPLNLDELKLNSDTLPDYIIQAV; encoded by the coding sequence TTGGTTGGAGTTTATAAAGACGGCGTAAAATTTGATGAAATTACGACTGATGAACATGCCAGTGAAGCTTTGATAAAGATCTTAGAAAATTTATCCTCTAAATTTAATATCACAAAAATTATCTATGCAAATACGCCAGGCAGTTTTATGGGGCTAAAGGTGGCCTATGTAATATTAAAAACATTTTCTTTGGCTAAAGGCTGCAAATTTTACGCCGTTAGTGGCTTTAGTTTAAATGGTCACCAAGCTATAAGAGCAAATAAAAATTTAAGTTTTGTTTTAAAAGATGGCAAAATTTCACTTGAAAAAGTGGAGCCAGTAGGATTTAGGTTGCCTTTAAATTTAGATGAATTAAAACTAAATTCAGATACACTTCCAGATTATATCATCCAAGCAGTTTAG
- the rbfA gene encoding 30S ribosome-binding factor RbfA, protein MNANEIKRMRTESVLKELIPEALATLEDSILKGLCVTDVECKKGRYDAFVYLDKMAFDEREQEYILGHLKRVCRHLQNHCMAAEGWYRCPNFHFKFDDRLEYQNHMDKLFDKISKDLNKNG, encoded by the coding sequence ATGAACGCTAACGAAATAAAGCGTATGAGAACAGAGAGTGTGCTAAAAGAGCTCATCCCAGAGGCTTTAGCTACTCTTGAAGATAGCATTTTAAAGGGGCTTTGTGTCACTGATGTCGAGTGTAAAAAAGGTAGATACGACGCCTTTGTTTATCTTGATAAAATGGCATTTGATGAGCGTGAACAAGAGTATATTTTGGGGCATTTAAAGCGAGTTTGTAGGCATTTGCAAAACCACTGCATGGCAGCTGAGGGCTGGTATAGATGCCCAAATTTTCACTTTAAATTTGACGATAGATTAGAGTATCAAAACCATATGGATAAGTTGTTTGATAAAATTTCAAAGGATTTAAACAAAAATGGATAA
- a CDS encoding prephenate dehydrogenase, which yields MKIGIIGLGLMGGSLGLALKDEKLISCVSGYDKDENHSKKALELGLVHEILSIDEMKKKCDIIFLAVPVEAIVSIVQNLTDISEDTTIIDFGSTKQKIIEAVPEKIRKNFIPAHPMAGTEYSGPEAAFKSLYTGATVIVCDFAESAEKHVKRSVELFSCLGMKIIFMSAKEHDHHVGLISHLPHAIAFSLASGILKEEDKRHIVALGGPTFKGMIRVAKSSPFMWSDIFKQNKNNVVEAINMFEKELNLCKDLIKDERWDELFAWMSDARAVREIL from the coding sequence ATGAAAATAGGTATCATCGGACTTGGTCTTATGGGTGGCTCACTTGGGCTAGCATTAAAAGATGAAAAATTAATCTCTTGTGTTAGCGGATACGATAAAGACGAAAATCATAGCAAAAAGGCCTTAGAACTTGGCTTGGTGCATGAAATTTTAAGCATTGACGAGATGAAAAAGAAGTGTGACATCATCTTTTTGGCTGTACCAGTCGAGGCTATCGTGAGCATCGTGCAAAATTTAACTGATATCAGCGAAGATACAACTATCATTGATTTTGGCTCAACTAAACAAAAGATTATCGAGGCAGTACCAGAAAAAATTCGTAAAAATTTCATTCCAGCTCACCCAATGGCAGGTACCGAGTATTCTGGTCCAGAGGCTGCTTTCAAATCACTTTACACAGGGGCAACTGTTATTGTTTGTGACTTTGCAGAAAGCGCAGAAAAACATGTAAAAAGAAGCGTTGAGTTGTTTTCTTGCCTTGGTATGAAGATCATTTTCATGAGCGCAAAAGAGCATGATCATCACGTAGGTCTTATTTCACATTTGCCTCATGCGATTGCATTTTCGCTTGCTAGTGGAATTTTAAAAGAAGAGGATAAAAGGCACATCGTAGCACTTGGAGGACCGACATTTAAAGGCATGATACGTGTCGCAAAGAGTTCGCCTTTTATGTGGAGCGATATCTTTAAGCAAAATAAAAATAATGTTGTTGAAGCTATAAATATGTTTGAAAAAGAGCTAAATTTGTGCAAAGATCTCATAAAAGATGAACGCTGGGATGAACTTTTTGCTTGGATGAGCGACGCTAGAGCCGTAAGAGAAATTTTGTAA
- the accD gene encoding acetyl-CoA carboxylase, carboxyltransferase subunit beta: MNFSDIFSKIRKAQPRPEEAPTHWVKCDNCHSLMYYKEVEACFNVCPKCGYHMRLKATDRINLICDEDSFVEFDANLKPVDPLNFVDKKSYKKRITENKEKTGRTSSVICGEGKCDGQEIQLVVFDFGFMGGSLASVEGEKIVRAIKRAIEKRQALVIVSASGGARMQESTFSLMQMSKTSAALKLLDEAKLPYISILTDPTMGGVSASFAWLGDLIIAEPGALIGFAGQRVIKQTIGADLPEGFQRAEFLLEHGLIDAIVPRSEHKKYISDMVKFLTNNKTIHQKDYQDESGNNFELKLKTKG, from the coding sequence ATGAATTTCTCAGACATTTTTTCAAAGATAAGAAAAGCTCAACCTCGTCCAGAAGAAGCACCTACACACTGGGTGAAATGCGATAATTGTCACTCACTGATGTACTACAAAGAAGTTGAAGCTTGTTTTAATGTATGCCCAAAATGCGGCTATCACATGAGATTAAAAGCTACCGATCGCATAAATTTGATCTGTGATGAAGATAGCTTTGTAGAATTTGACGCAAATTTAAAACCGGTAGACCCATTAAATTTTGTTGATAAAAAATCATACAAAAAAAGAATTACAGAGAATAAAGAAAAAACAGGACGCACAAGCTCCGTGATATGTGGCGAAGGTAAATGCGATGGACAAGAGATCCAGCTAGTTGTTTTTGACTTTGGCTTCATGGGTGGTTCACTAGCTTCAGTTGAGGGAGAAAAGATCGTAAGAGCGATAAAACGAGCAATAGAAAAACGCCAAGCTTTAGTCATAGTGAGTGCTTCAGGTGGCGCTAGAATGCAAGAGAGTACATTTTCTTTGATGCAGATGTCAAAGACTTCAGCGGCTTTAAAACTACTTGATGAAGCAAAACTACCTTACATCTCGATACTTACTGATCCGACAATGGGTGGCGTTAGTGCCTCTTTTGCTTGGCTTGGAGATCTAATAATCGCCGAACCTGGCGCATTGATAGGCTTTGCTGGTCAAAGAGTCATCAAACAAACCATTGGTGCTGATTTACCAGAGGGATTTCAAAGAGCTGAGTTTTTGTTAGAGCATGGCTTAATCGATGCTATTGTGCCAAGAAGCGAACATAAAAAATATATAAGCGATATGGTTAAATTTCTCACAAATAACAAGACAATACATCAAAAAGATTACCAAGATGAGAGCGGAAATAACTTTGAACTAAAGCTAAAAACCAAAGGCTAA
- the thrB gene encoding homoserine kinase, which translates to MNILVPATSANLGPGFDALGLSLKLFNSVKIEPAKFSSVSINGEGSGSVNLKRNNIFLSIFNEIFFELTGKNENFRVVFENNIPFSRGLGSSSAVIVGAIASAYEMAGFKASKETVLNKAIIYETHPDNISPAVHGGFISAIVKNGNVYANKISLSDEIKAIVVIPNKPMSTSSSRQILPKNYTMKECVNNLSHAAFLTSCFYEKKYDLLKIASKDLMHEERRMHALEELFEVRKVAYENGALMSTLSGSGSSFLNIAYKDDAKNLRDILKSKFGDFRVEVFSFDNDGYEITQS; encoded by the coding sequence TTGAACATCTTAGTGCCTGCAACAAGTGCAAATTTGGGTCCTGGTTTTGATGCTTTGGGGCTTAGTTTGAAGCTTTTTAATAGTGTGAAAATCGAGCCAGCAAAATTTAGCTCAGTGTCGATAAACGGCGAAGGCAGTGGAAGTGTAAATTTAAAGAGAAACAATATATTCTTAAGTATTTTTAATGAAATTTTTTTTGAGCTAACTGGTAAAAATGAAAATTTTAGAGTCGTTTTTGAAAATAATATCCCATTTTCAAGGGGGCTTGGCAGTAGCTCCGCTGTTATCGTTGGGGCCATTGCTTCAGCGTACGAAATGGCTGGCTTTAAGGCAAGCAAAGAGACAGTTTTAAATAAAGCTATCATCTATGAAACCCATCCTGATAATATCTCGCCAGCAGTTCACGGTGGATTTATCAGCGCGATCGTAAAAAATGGTAATGTTTACGCAAATAAAATAAGTTTAAGCGATGAGATAAAAGCAATAGTTGTTATCCCAAATAAACCGATGAGTACATCCTCGTCAAGACAAATTTTACCAAAGAACTATACGATGAAAGAGTGTGTAAATAACTTATCTCATGCCGCTTTTTTAACGTCTTGTTTTTATGAAAAAAAGTATGATCTCTTAAAAATAGCAAGCAAAGATTTGATGCATGAAGAGCGTAGAATGCACGCTTTAGAAGAACTTTTTGAAGTTAGAAAAGTAGCTTATGAAAATGGTGCTTTAATGAGCACGCTTTCAGGCTCAGGTTCAAGCTTTTTAAATATCGCTTACAAAGATGATGCTAAAAATTTACGAGATATTTTAAAGAGTAAATTTGGTGATTTTAGGGTTGAGGTTTTTTCATTTGATAACGATGGATACGAAATTACGCAAAGCTAA
- a CDS encoding M23 family metallopeptidase, whose protein sequence is MYRRGIGGFGIVVLLLILILAGGFGYALMSKDFERNEPIIGVADKVYWNLRTPMNIKFKDDSGIKFVRISMNDGKNDLNLLNQIIQNPSTELDVNLTFPKTGFFAQKDTYEMNIEAVDTSKWSFFTGNKASKKVEVVLDTSKPDLYVLSQSYSISKGGSAVVVFRATDNQLKEVYVQTNFGKKFKAVPFYKEGFYAALVAWPVQVENFSAEVIARDFAGNESKSHVRYFYENVKYKTSTIALNDRFLDGKIVDLTDQYAKDPSALSRLEKMRFVNETLRNSNEEKITALTTNPGDEMLSGFSVTPFYPLRNGKKVADFADHRYYTYNNEQVSESWHMGIDFASVAAAPIIASNAGRVVLASENGIYGLNIVIDHGFGLYSLYGHCSSTRVKEGDMVAVGDQIGTTGTSGLALGDHLHFGILVQGEEVRPQQWMDKKWIKDNITSVLDAAKAMIDKN, encoded by the coding sequence ATGTATAGACGTGGGATAGGCGGTTTTGGTATTGTTGTGCTTTTGCTAATTTTAATTTTAGCCGGTGGTTTTGGCTATGCTTTGATGTCAAAAGATTTTGAGCGAAATGAGCCGATAATCGGTGTTGCTGATAAAGTTTATTGGAATCTTAGAACCCCAATGAATATCAAATTTAAAGATGATAGTGGTATAAAATTTGTACGAATTAGTATGAATGATGGGAAAAATGATCTAAATTTATTAAATCAAATCATACAAAATCCAAGTACCGAGCTTGATGTAAATTTAACCTTTCCAAAGACTGGCTTTTTTGCTCAAAAAGATACCTATGAGATGAATATCGAAGCTGTAGATACTAGTAAATGGAGCTTTTTTACTGGCAATAAAGCTAGCAAAAAGGTTGAAGTAGTGCTTGATACTTCAAAGCCTGATCTTTACGTGCTTTCGCAGTCTTATTCTATCTCAAAAGGTGGTAGTGCTGTTGTGGTGTTTAGAGCAACTGATAATCAGCTAAAAGAGGTCTATGTCCAGACAAATTTTGGTAAGAAATTTAAGGCTGTTCCATTTTATAAAGAGGGCTTTTATGCAGCACTTGTTGCTTGGCCAGTTCAGGTTGAAAATTTTAGTGCAGAAGTTATTGCTAGGGACTTCGCAGGCAATGAGAGCAAGTCACATGTTAGATATTTTTATGAAAATGTAAAGTATAAAACTTCAACTATCGCATTAAACGATAGATTTTTAGATGGCAAAATAGTCGATCTAACTGATCAGTATGCAAAAGATCCAAGCGCGCTTTCAAGGCTTGAGAAAATGAGATTTGTCAATGAAACGCTTAGAAATTCAAACGAAGAAAAAATAACAGCACTTACTACAAATCCTGGTGATGAGATGTTATCTGGCTTTAGTGTGACACCATTTTATCCACTAAGAAATGGTAAAAAAGTGGCTGACTTCGCCGATCATAGGTACTATACATATAATAACGAGCAAGTAAGCGAATCATGGCATATGGGAATAGACTTTGCAAGTGTGGCAGCGGCTCCTATAATAGCTAGTAATGCCGGCCGTGTCGTGCTTGCATCTGAAAATGGAATTTATGGATTAAATATTGTGATTGATCATGGATTTGGGCTTTATTCGCTTTATGGACACTGCTCAAGCACTAGAGTAAAAGAGGGCGATATGGTGGCAGTTGGCGATCAGATAGGCACTACTGGAACTAGTGGTCTTGCACTTGGAGATCACCTTCACTTTGGAATTTTAGTCCAAGGCGAAGAGGTGAGACCACAACAATGGATGGATAAAAAGTGGATAAAGGACAATATCACAAGTGTTTTAGATGCTGCAAAAGCGATGATAGACAAGAACTAA
- the lpxC gene encoding UDP-3-O-acyl-N-acetylglucosamine deacetylase produces MKQTTIARRVETVGIGLHKGEPIRLILEPLDANSGIILHREDLGISFKAEPKNVINTQMATVVGNEKGFISTIEHLMSAINGYGIDNIRISVDANEIPVMDGSAISFCMLLDEAGIRYLDAGKKVILVRREVEVVEGSKFVQTSPSRSPKFDYTIKFDHPVIGEQRYVFDFSKSSFIKNIARARTFGFLKDLQRLQAQNLALGASLDNAVAIDDTHILNPEGLRFENEFVRHKILDAIGDLSLLGAPLLGDYTAFAGSHDLNHKLTLALMSDEKNYEIATLNGELLKEYQKVFA; encoded by the coding sequence TTGAAACAAACTACTATCGCAAGACGCGTTGAGACCGTTGGTATAGGGCTTCATAAAGGTGAGCCGATAAGACTTATACTAGAACCTCTTGATGCAAATTCTGGTATTATTTTGCACCGAGAAGATCTTGGTATTAGTTTTAAAGCTGAACCTAAAAATGTGATAAATACGCAGATGGCAACCGTTGTTGGCAACGAGAAAGGCTTTATTAGTACGATTGAGCATCTAATGTCAGCCATAAATGGTTATGGTATTGATAATATTAGAATCTCTGTTGATGCAAATGAAATTCCCGTCATGGATGGTAGTGCAATAAGCTTTTGCATGCTACTTGATGAGGCTGGCATAAGATATCTTGATGCCGGTAAAAAAGTAATTCTTGTCCGCCGTGAAGTTGAGGTTGTTGAAGGTTCTAAATTTGTACAAACTTCACCTTCAAGAAGTCCAAAATTTGACTATACGATAAAATTTGATCATCCAGTTATTGGTGAACAAAGATATGTTTTTGATTTTAGTAAAAGCTCTTTTATAAAAAATATAGCTCGTGCTAGAACTTTTGGATTTTTGAAAGATTTACAGCGTTTACAAGCTCAAAATTTAGCTCTTGGTGCATCGCTTGATAATGCCGTGGCAATTGATGATACGCATATCCTAAATCCAGAAGGTTTGAGATTTGAAAATGAGTTTGTAAGGCACAAAATTTTAGATGCGATTGGTGATTTAAGCTTGCTTGGAGCGCCTTTATTGGGCGATTATACAGCATTTGCTGGAAGCCATGACCTAAATCACAAATTAACTCTTGCTTTGATGTCCGATGAGAAAAACTACGAGATCGCAACTCTAAATGGCGAACTTCTAAAAGAGTATCAAAAGGTATTTGCATAG